DNA sequence from the Methanococcus maripaludis genome:
AGAGAATACGCAGAAGGAATCAGTGGAAGAGAACAACTCGCAGTTAGAGCATTCGCTGATGCTTTAGAAGTAATCCCAAGAACCTTAGCTGAAAACGCAGGACTCGATGCAATCGAAATCCTCGTTAAAGTTAGAGCAGCACACGCAAGCAACGGCAACAAATGTGCAGGTTTAAACGTATTCACCGGAGCAGTTGAAGACATGTGCGAAAACGGTGTAGTTGAACCATTAAGAGTTAAAACACAAGCAATCCAATCAGCAGCTGAATCAACAGAAATGTTACTCAGAATCGACGATGTAATTGCTGCAGAAAAATTAAGAGGAGCTCCTGACATGGGAGACATGGGCGGAATGCCAGGAATGGGCGGAATGCCAGGAATGATGTAATTTTCATTCCCTTCTTTTTTTATTTTTGGAAAACAATATTTATAGATTTAAATATATTTAAAAAAGTATTCGGTTTTTCGGGTAATATGTAAAATTAATATCTTAATTTTCCGCCGATATTTTCAATAATTTTATTGAAAGTTTCTTCTAATTTTTTCAAATCTTCTTTTTCGTAGGAATTTATTCTAAAAGTTGCACTCAACTCATTTTCATCAATTTTATCTCCATAATATGTATCAATTACTTTGATTTCAAATTTATGGGCAAGTAATTCAAGAATTATGTTTAAATCAATGTCTTTTTTAAATAATACTGAAATATCTACGAAATATTTTTCTAAATTTTTAATTTTCCAATTTTCAAGTTCCTTATCTTCCATTAAAGAAACATTTGAAATGTTTAAGATAACTTCCTTTTCATTCTGTTTTAAAACGATGTTGTCGGAATAAACTTCTTTTAAAATACCGTAGTGCACGTTTTCAGAATAGATATGTTTTAAACCGATTTCTTTTCCAACAGATTTTAATAATTTTTCAGTTTCTTTTGAAATTGCGTAAACTGCTTTGTTAGAACAGTTAAGTCCGCGTTTTGTTTCATTTCCAAAATGCCTTGCAGAATTTTTCATGTTTTTTACAAAACTATCCCTATCTTTAGTTTGGACAATTTCACTTATATTTTCGCAGTTTTTAATGAATGTATCGTGAATAGTTTTTATCTGGGGGTTGTGCATCTGGATATCTGCATAAAGGTAGGGGTTTTGGCCGATTATCCTTGCAATAATATTAATCATAAGTTCGTAAATTGGGGATGCAAAGTTTCTGGATTCTTTTATATCAATTCCAAGATCTTTTAAAGTTGATCCAAGTGAAATATATACAAAATGAGTTAGCCCTTGAACTACACCCATTATTTTATCGTGTTCTTTGGGGGACACAACAATTACTTTTGCACCTTCAATTTCTAAAAATTCTTTAATTTTTTCAAAAAATGGGTTTTCCTTTTCAGTCGGTGTGAGTATAACAACTTGCCTGTTTAACGATGGAGTTTCTGGCCCAAACATGGGGTGTGTCGGAAGTACAAATACACCATTCTGTGAAAATTCTGCCATCAGTTTTGAAGGTCTTTCTTTTATCGAAGTGATATCCATTAAAAGTGAACCTTTTTTAACATGCGGAGCAACTTCTTTAATCACAGATTCTGTAACATTTATCGGAACAGAAATTATTACAATGTCTCCTTTTTCTGCAGCATCAATATTGTTATTTGTGTAAGTTACACGAAGTTCTTTTTCAACTTCTTTTCCTTTTATTACATCCCTTCCAGATACGAGTACATCAAAACCCCTATTTTTAAGAAATGATGCAAACCATTTTCCAAGCCCGTCAGTTCCGCCGATTATCGAAATTATCATAATTTTTCCATTTCTCAGTTTGATTGGTTTATCTTATCTCTTTTATTGTATTAAGTTATTCTTACATAATAAAATTTTTACATTTTTTTATAAAATTCTTTAAAATTTAGCATATTTTACACATAATAGGGCTCCATTATAAAAAATGGATGTGTAACATTTTGGAACAACCAATGCCCATTTATTACATTCTAATTCTTGAGTATATAAATGAAGTCAAAAATCTGCTGAAAGTGATAAATACGATGTTGCCGTATTAGGTGCCAGTAACTTATCAAAAAAATACAAAAAATGTAGATGAAGAGGGATTGACATGCTAATTGGAGTACCAAAAGAAATTAAAAACAATGAAAACAGGGTAGCTATCACACCAGCAGGTGTAGAAGCTTTCGTTTTAGCTGGACACAAAGTATACATCGAAAAAGGTGCAGGTCTTGGAAGCGCAATCACTGATGAAGAATATGTTGCTGCAGGAGCAGAAATCTTGGTAACTGCAAAAGAAGTATTTGACATTGCAGAAATGATTATCAAAGTTAAAGAACCTCTTAAATCAGAATTTGAGCTTTTCAAAGAAGGACAAATCTTATTCACATACTTGCACTTGGCACCAGAACCACAGCTTACAAAAGCTCTTCTCGATAAAAAAATCACAGGAATTGCATACGAAACAGTTCAACTTGCTGACAGAAGCTTACCTCTCTTAACTCCAATGAGTGAAATTGCAGGAAGAATGTCAATCCAACTCGGTGCACAATACTTGGAAAAACAAGAAGGCGGAAAAGGTGTTTTATTAGGCGGTGTTCCAGGAGTAGAACCTGCTGAAGTTGTAATTGTAGGTGGTGGAATCGTTGGTACTAACGCTGCAAAAATTGCAGTAGGTATGGGTGCAAAAGTAACAATCTTAGACGTTAACACAAGAAGACTTGCTTACTTAGACGATATTTTTGGAAACAAAGTTACAACCTTAATGTCAAACAGCTTTAACATTGCAAAAGCAGTTAAAAAAGCAGATTTACTCGTAGGATGTGTTTTAATCCCTGGTGCAAAAGCTCCAAAATTAGTTTCAGAAGAAATGGTTAAATCAATGCAACCTGGTTCAGTAATCGTTGACGTTGCAATCGATCAAGGTGGATCAATCGAAACAATCGATAGAATCACAACACACGACAACCCAACTTACGAAAAATTCGGAGTTATCCACTACGCAGTTGCAAACATCCCTGGAGCAGTTGCAAGAACATCTACATACGCATTAACAAACGACACACTTCCTTACGCATTACAAATAGCAAACAAAGGATACAAACAAGCAGTAATTGAAAACCCTGCATTATTAAAAGGATTAAACACACTTAACGGAAAAGTAACATACGAAGCAGTGGCAAAAGCACACGACCTTCCATACACACCTGCAGAAAAAGCTTTAAATGAATAATTATTTTATTTTTATTCATTAAAAAGCAACATTTTCAACTTATAAGGTGAAGTTTATGGTTTCACATCCGATATGGGCAGAAATTGACTTAAGCGCAATTAAAAACAATATTAAAGAAATAAGAAGAATTACAAACCCTAAATCCAAGGTAATGGCAGTAGTAAAAGCAAATGCTTACGGACACGGCGCAGTCGAGGTTTCAAAAGTATGCCTTGAAAATGGGGCCGATCGGTTAGCAGTTGCACGTTCAACGGAAGCTCTTGAACTTAGGAATGCAGGAATAACGTGTCCAATACTTGTATTTGGATATGTTACCGAAGAAGAAATTTTGAAAATGGTTGAAAATGATATAACTTTAACCGTTTATTCACTTGAAATCGCAAATTCAATCCAAAAAATTGCTGAAAAATTGGGAAAAAATTCAAAAATCCATATCAAAGTAGATACTGGAATGAGTAGACTTGGATTTTTGCCCGAGAAATCGTCGGTAGAAACCATAAAAAAAATCAGGGAACTGGAAAACATCGAAGTTGAAGGAATTTACACGCATTTTGCAGATGCAGATAATTCTGATAAAACATACACCACTATGCAATTTTCTAAATTTACGAGTTTTTTACACGATCTCGAGGAAAATGGAATTGATATTCCAATAAAACACGCATCAAATAGCGCTGCAATAATTGACCACCCGGAAACACATCTCAATATGGTGAGACCTGGAATTATTTTATACGGGCTTTATCCTTCAGAACTGGTCCACAAGGAAAGAATTAATTTACAACCTGCAATGAGTTTGAAGGTACTTGTAACACATGTAAAAGACGTTCCAGAAAACACGAAAATAAGTTATGGTTGTACTTTTGAAACCAAAAAACAATCAAAAATTGCATCACTTCCAATAGGGTATGCCGATGGATTCACAAGAATGTTAAAAAATGGAAATGTCCTGATTCATGGATTGCGGGTTCCTGTTGTTGGCAGAATCTGCATGGATCAGTGCATGATTGATGTTACAAGTATTGAAAACGTAAACGTTGGAGACGTTGTCACAGTATTTGGAAAAGACGGAAATGAAAAAATCTCCATTGAAGAGTTTGGTAATAAATTGGGAACCATAAATTACGAACTTGTTTGCATGGTATCTGCAAGAGTTCCAAGAATATATTTACATTAATTCTTTTTTTTAGCCTCATATATTTATAAAATCAAGTATTTAAATCCGTTACATTTATATACTAATCTATACATTTTATATATTGCCGGAATGTGCATTCCGGTGACCACTTAATTCAAAATAAAAATTCATATAAATGTCCCTCAACATAGTTTGAAAGGTACATCTGTAATGATTAAACATTAAAAATCTTTAAAAAACCAAAAAAATTTGGAGTGGAAAAATGGATTTTGTTTCACTTGTTAATACAGTTAACAGTTTTGTTTGGGGTCCTTACATGCTCGTACTTCTTTTGGGTACCGGGATCTTTTTAACATTGAGATTAGGTTTTATGCAAATTCACACGTTGCCTTATGCATTAAAACTCGCATTTTCAAAACATCAAGATGAAACTTCAGAAGGGGACATCTCACACTTTCAGGCATTGATGACTGCGCTTGCAGCAACAATCGGTACTGGAAACATCGCAGGGGTTGCAACAGCATACGTTCTTGGTGGACCTGGTGCAATATTCTGGATGTGGGTCACCGCATTTTTTGGAATGGCTACAAAATATGCAGAAGCAGTTCTTGCAATTAAATACAGAACTGTCGATGACAACGGAGAAATGGCAGGAGGTCCAATGTACTTCCTTGAAAAAGGACTTCCAGACCACGGACTTGGAAAAATTTTAGGGGTTGCATTTGCATTTTTCGGTGCATTTGCTGCATTTGGTATTGGTAACATGGTTCAAACGAACTCAGTTGCTGATGCAGTGGCTTCAAACTTTGGTGTTGATCCATTAATTACAGGATTTGTTCTTGCAATATTCACAGCTGCAGTTATTTTGGGCGGTATTAAAAGTATCGGTAAAGCTACAGGTATTATCGTACCCTTCATGGCAGTATTTTACATATTGGCAGGATTAGTAATTCTTGCAATGAATATTGGTTACATTATTCCAGCGTTTGGAACAATATTCTCTTCAGCATTTAACTTTAGCGCAGGATTCGGTGCATTAATTGGTACTGCAATCATGCGGGGGGTTAAAAGAGGTGTATTTTCAAACGAAGCAGGTCTTGGTTCCGCACCAATTGCAGCAGCAGCTGCTAAAACAGATCACCCTGGAAGACAGGCATTAGTTTCAATGACTGGTACATTCCTCGATACAATTGTTGTATGTACAATTACTGGATTAGTTTTAACAATTGCAGGTTTAAAAGCATTCCCTGGTCTTACAGACTTAACGGGCGCATCTTTAACCGCAGCTTCATTCGACGCATTAATGCCAATGGGTGGATTGATCGTTACAATTGGTCTTGTATTCTTTGCATACTCAACGGTACTTGGATGGTCGTACTACGGTGAAAAATGTTTCGAATATTTAATCGGTACGAAAGGAATTAGGTTGTACAGAATTGCATTTGTTTTAGTTGCTTTCTGGGGTGCAACCGCAAGCTTACCACTTGTATGGAACATTGCAGATACATTAAACGGAGCAATGGCAATTCCAAACTTGATTGGTTTGTTATTACTTTCAGGAGTAGTTGTTAGCGAAACAAAAGCTTTCAACGAAATAAGGAAAAATGAAGCTAAAAACGCTTAAATTAACAATTAATTACCTATTAATTAACAATCCAATACTTTTTTGTTTATTATATTTTTAAGGAATTAATTCAAATTAGTGGTTTTTGCAATTTATAGTTTTAAAATGATAATATGCCTCAATACTTTTTTATACGTAAAATGGATAAATCTATAGGATTTGTAATTTAGGTGATTTAAATGATTACTGACAGAGTTTCCGATTACTTGGAAAAAATCGAGAAGTCTGATGTTAATGCTTTTATCGATGTTAACGGCGAGAAAGTTTTAAAAGAAGCAGAAGAACTGGAAAAAAACGACGCTCTTAAGAATAAACCTCTTTATGGAAAAATAGTTGCAGTAAAATCCAACATAAATGTAAAAGGCTACAAAATTTCATGTGCATCAAAAACACTTGAAAAATATGTGGGAACTTATGATGCAACAGTGGTTAAAAAATTAAGATCCCAAGGGGCGCTTATCGTTGGGATGACAAACATGGATGAGTTTGCAGGCGGAAGCAGTGGTGAAACATCTTGTTATGGCCCAACGAAAAACCCTGCTGCAATGGATAGAATTCCTGGTGGAAGTAGCTCTGGAAGTGCTGCTGCAGTTGCTGCAGATTTGTGTGACATGGCAATTGGAAGCGACACTGGAGGAAGTATTAGAAATCCTGCAAGCCACTGTGGAATTGTTGGATTCAAACCT
Encoded proteins:
- the ald gene encoding alanine dehydrogenase, with product MLIGVPKEIKNNENRVAITPAGVEAFVLAGHKVYIEKGAGLGSAITDEEYVAAGAEILVTAKEVFDIAEMIIKVKEPLKSEFELFKEGQILFTYLHLAPEPQLTKALLDKKITGIAYETVQLADRSLPLLTPMSEIAGRMSIQLGAQYLEKQEGGKGVLLGGVPGVEPAEVVIVGGGIVGTNAAKIAVGMGAKVTILDVNTRRLAYLDDIFGNKVTTLMSNSFNIAKAVKKADLLVGCVLIPGAKAPKLVSEEMVKSMQPGSVIVDVAIDQGGSIETIDRITTHDNPTYEKFGVIHYAVANIPGAVARTSTYALTNDTLPYALQIANKGYKQAVIENPALLKGLNTLNGKVTYEAVAKAHDLPYTPAEKALNE
- a CDS encoding prephenate dehydrogenase, producing the protein MIISIIGGTDGLGKWFASFLKNRGFDVLVSGRDVIKGKEVEKELRVTYTNNNIDAAEKGDIVIISVPINVTESVIKEVAPHVKKGSLLMDITSIKERPSKLMAEFSQNGVFVLPTHPMFGPETPSLNRQVVILTPTEKENPFFEKIKEFLEIEGAKVIVVSPKEHDKIMGVVQGLTHFVYISLGSTLKDLGIDIKESRNFASPIYELMINIIARIIGQNPYLYADIQMHNPQIKTIHDTFIKNCENISEIVQTKDRDSFVKNMKNSARHFGNETKRGLNCSNKAVYAISKETEKLLKSVGKEIGLKHIYSENVHYGILKEVYSDNIVLKQNEKEVILNISNVSLMEDKELENWKIKNLEKYFVDISVLFKKDIDLNIILELLAHKFEIKVIDTYYGDKIDENELSATFRINSYEKEDLKKLEETFNKIIENIGGKLRY
- the alr gene encoding alanine racemase gives rise to the protein MVSHPIWAEIDLSAIKNNIKEIRRITNPKSKVMAVVKANAYGHGAVEVSKVCLENGADRLAVARSTEALELRNAGITCPILVFGYVTEEEILKMVENDITLTVYSLEIANSIQKIAEKLGKNSKIHIKVDTGMSRLGFLPEKSSVETIKKIRELENIEVEGIYTHFADADNSDKTYTTMQFSKFTSFLHDLEENGIDIPIKHASNSAAIIDHPETHLNMVRPGIILYGLYPSELVHKERINLQPAMSLKVLVTHVKDVPENTKISYGCTFETKKQSKIASLPIGYADGFTRMLKNGNVLIHGLRVPVVGRICMDQCMIDVTSIENVNVGDVVTVFGKDGNEKISIEEFGNKLGTINYELVCMVSARVPRIYLH
- the agcS gene encoding sodium/alanine symporter AgcS yields the protein MDFVSLVNTVNSFVWGPYMLVLLLGTGIFLTLRLGFMQIHTLPYALKLAFSKHQDETSEGDISHFQALMTALAATIGTGNIAGVATAYVLGGPGAIFWMWVTAFFGMATKYAEAVLAIKYRTVDDNGEMAGGPMYFLEKGLPDHGLGKILGVAFAFFGAFAAFGIGNMVQTNSVADAVASNFGVDPLITGFVLAIFTAAVILGGIKSIGKATGIIVPFMAVFYILAGLVILAMNIGYIIPAFGTIFSSAFNFSAGFGALIGTAIMRGVKRGVFSNEAGLGSAPIAAAAAKTDHPGRQALVSMTGTFLDTIVVCTITGLVLTIAGLKAFPGLTDLTGASLTAASFDALMPMGGLIVTIGLVFFAYSTVLGWSYYGEKCFEYLIGTKGIRLYRIAFVLVAFWGATASLPLVWNIADTLNGAMAIPNLIGLLLLSGVVVSETKAFNEIRKNEAKNA